A window of Micromonospora eburnea genomic DNA:
AGGGGGTGCGGACGCCGTCGACGAAGACGACATCCCGAACTTCACGGGGCACTTGGAGCCTCCTTTTCGACCATAAATTCGGCCATGGGCGCCGCCAGGGGGCGCTACAGGCCGAATGAAGGTCGCCGGCACTGGCATTTCCCTCGGATGCTACTCGTCAGTAACCATCGCCGTCACCACCCCCCATGTGGCCCGCCCCACATTGGGTGAAGTAGTCGACGACGCATAATAGTGGCGCTACTATGCGTCGCATGATAGCTGCGGAGGGTTCGGGGGGCGGGGACCGTCAGGCCCAGCTGCTCCGGGGCGTCCTCGACATGTGCCTGCTGGCGCTGCTGGATCACGAACCCGCCCACGGTTACGAGCTGGTCCGCCGACTGGACGCCGCCGGCCTGGCGGGGGTCGGCTACGGCACGGTCTATCCCCTGCTCACCCGGTTGCGGCGGCTCGGCCTGGTAACCGACGCGGTGCAGGAGAGTCCGAGCGGACCGCCCCGAAAGGTCTACGCGCTCAGCACGGAGGGCAGCAGGCGGCTCGCCGCCTGGAAACAGCAGTGGAGGACCTTCGCCGACACGGTCGACGCCGCGATCACCGACGCGCCCACCACCGGGAGGTAGCCGTGCAGGACGCTCGACAGCACCGCACTGCCGGTGCTGCTGGCCGAGGCGGCCCTGGTGGGTGGCGCGCTGGCCGGGGCGACGGTGCTGGCCCGCCGGTGGGCGCTCGCCCCCGCCCTGCGCGACGCCCATCCCCGAGCCGCCGGAAGCCACTGACCACCACCCGCACCCCGCACAGATGCGCGTTGATCAAGAAGTTTGCGTCAGTGAATCGGCGTGTCGCGGACGCAAACTTCTTGATCAACCGGGAAGGCGGGGGTCGGACCGGTGGGTCAGGGGCCGGTCAGGGCTTGGGTGAGGGTGGGGAGGAGGAGGGTGATCTGCCATTCGCGGGCGCCGGAGGTGCGGAGGGTGTCGGCGACCGTGTTCTCGGTGATCTCCTCCGGTGGTTGCCAGGCCAGGCGACGGATGTAGTCGGGCGCGATCAGGTTCTCCGGCGGGAGGTTGTGCGCGCCGGCCGTACCGACCACCACCTCCCGGCAGCGGGCCAGCCGGGCGGCCGCCACCGGGTCGCGCTCCGCCCACCGGTGCGGCGGGGGCGGGCCCTCCACGACCGGGGTCACCGGCAGCGCGTCGTCGGGCAGCTGACGGGCGTCGTCCAGGGCCGCCAGCCAGGTACGGGCCAGCCGGCGCACCGAGCGACCACCGAAGCCGGGCAGGGTGAGCAGGGTCTTCTCGTCCTTCGGGTCCAGCTCTGCCGCGGCCACGATCGCCGAGTCCGGCAGCACCCGCCCCGGGGCCGCGTCCCGCCGCGCGGCGATCTGGTCCCGGGCGTACCAGAGGGAGCGCACCCGCGCCTGCGCCCGGGCACCGCGTACCCGGTGGATGCCGGAGGTGCGCCGCCACGGCTCGGCCCGTACGCGAGGCGGACGGGCGCCGTTGCGGACCAGTGCGGCGAACTCCTCCGCCGCCCACTCCGACTTGCCCTGCCGGCGCAGCTCCTCGTCGAGGGCGTCGCGCAGGTCGACCAGCATCTCCACGTCCAGCGCCGCGTACGTCAGCCAGGACTCCGGCAACGGCCGGCTGGACCAGTCCGCCGCCGAGTGGTGCTTCTCCAGTGTGTAGCCGAGTAGCTGTTCGGTCAGCGCGGCAAGACCGACCCGCTCGAACCCGGCCAGCCGAGCGGCCAGTTCGGTGTCGAAGAGCCGGCGTGGGCGCAGCCCCACCTCGGCAAGGCAGGCGAGGTCCTGGCTGGCGGCGTGCAGCACCCACTCGGCCTCGGCGATCACCGCGTCCAGGGCGGAGAGGTCGGGCAGCGGCAGGGGGTCGATGAGCACGGTGCCGGCGCCGGCCCGACGCAACTGCACGAGATAGGCCCGCTGGCTGTAGCGGTATCCGGAGGCGCGTTCGGCGTCCAGGGCCACCGGGCCCATGCCCGCCGCGAAACGCGCCACGACCTCGTCGAGCTCGCTCGGTGCGGCCACCGGCGTGGGGGTGCCGTCGCGGGGCGCGGTCAGCGGCACGGGGCCGCCGGTGCTGGGTTCGGTCCCCGCGTCCGCGGGCTGCGGCACGGCCGACGACGGATACGGTGAGGCCTCTCCCGCACGACTTTCGGCGGCCCGACGGCGCAGGGGTGGTTCGTCGGTCACCTGACAACCCTAGTTCGCCGGACGATCCGGTGTGCGCAGCCGGTCCGCCGTGTGTCGGCGGGATGGCCGGCGAGTGTCATGATCGGCCCGGGTGGCGTCGGCGTGGCATGGTCGGACAACGGGGAAGACAAACCCCGTTTCGCGCCGGTACGGTCCATCGAGCCGCGGCGGGTGTCGAAGGCCGCGTAGCGGCATCAACCGGGGAGTTCACGGGGAGGGCTAACGATCATGACGGCTGGGTACCGAGCCGGCGACGGGGTGCCGGGGCAGGGCGCCGACGAGAGGGCCGACGGCACCCTGCCGATCGGCTCCGGCGGCGGCTTCGCCGCCCCGTCCGCCGTCCCGGGCGCTGTCGGGCACGGGCCCGGAGCCCAGTCCGCGCCCGTTCCGGCCCAGCCCGCTGGCGCTCCTGGTCAGCTCGGTGCCGCTCCGGGCCAGTCCGGAGTAGTGCCGGGTCAGTCCGGAGTAGTGCCGGGTCAGTCCGGAGTAGTGCCGGGTCAGTCCGGAGTCGTGCCGGCTCAGTTCGGCAGCGTGCCGGGTCAGCCAGCCGCGCCGGCCAGCCGGGCAAGCTGGCCCCCGGCGGCCAACAGCGGTCAGTGGGGCGGCCCGACCGGCATCCCCACCGCCCCCCGCGCCCAGGGCGCGTGGCCGCCGGCCCAGCCCGGCAGCGCGCCCGGAGGACTGGCCGCCGCGCCGGGAGGACCGGCCATCGCGCCTGGTGGACCGGCCATCGCGCCGGGAGGGCCGGTGATCGGGTCTGGGGGTCTGGCGGCCGCGCCGGGAGGACCGGGCGCTGCGCCGGGAGGGCTCGTGCTCGGGTCGCCGTATCCGGGGCAGCCGGCCGTCGGGACGGATTACCCGGGGCAGGCCGGCCCGGGGACGGCGTACCCCGATGGGCCGGCGGACGGGCCCCGGCGGCGGGGCCGGCTGCCGGTGGTGGCGCTCGCGCTGGCCGGGGTGCTGGCGGTGGTCGCGGGCGTGCAGGCGTACCAGATTTACCGGCTGGACAGCCGGCTCGCCGCCACCGACCGGCGGCTGGCCGAGGCACAGGGCGCGGACGGCCGCCGCCTGGACGGCCTGGAGACGCGCGCGGAGGCCCTGGAGAAGCAGGCCGGCGCCGCCTTCAACCCGGAGGCCGTGGCCAGCGCGGTGCTGCCGAGCGTGTTCCGGGTCCGGGCCGGTGATTTCACCGGTACGGCCTTCGCGATCGGCAAGCCGCCGTCCGGCGGCGGCACCACGCTGCTCACCAACTTCCACGTGGTGGAGTCGGTCTACGACGGGGGCGGCCGGAAGGTCTTCCTGGAGCGGACCGGCCAGCGTTTCGAGGCCACCATCGTGAAGGTCGAGAAGGACAAGGACCTCGCCCAGTTGCGTACCACGGCCCGGTTCACCGGGCTGGTCGCGGCCGCCGCGTCGGTCCGGTCCGGGCAACAGATCGTGGTGGTCGGCGCACCGCTGGGCCTGCAGGACAGCGTGACCACCGGGGTGGTGAGCGCGTTCCGTAAGGACGAGGACGGCTCGGGCCCGGTGATCCAGTTCGACGCACCCATCAATCCCGGCAACTCCGGCGGTCCGGTGATCAACGGATCCAAGGAGGTCGTCGGCATCGCCACCGCCAAGGCCCGGGACGCCGAGGGCATCGGCCTCGCGGTGCCGATCAAGACCGCCTGCGACACATTCAAGATCTGCTGACCGGCGTCGCCCGGTCGTCCTGACCATCTCCCCGCACCGTTCGGCGTGGCGCAGATCACGCCATGGCGCAGCTTCCCTGCCCGTCGGGGCTACCCACGGGGATCAGCAACCTGGAGGAAACGACATGTCCCAGCCACCGACCGGAGCGGAGGGCTACCCGCCCCAGCCGCCGGGCGGCACCGTCTACGGGGCCGGCCAGCCCGTACCCCAGCAGCCTGCGGCCGGCCAGGCGCCGACCGAGCCGTTCCCGGCCGCGCAGCCCCCGGCTGGCCAGGCGCCGACCGAGCCGTTCCCGCCCGCGCAGCCCCCGGCTCAGCCGCCGTTCCCGCCTGCGCAGCCTGCGGCTCAGCCGTTCCCGGCCGCGCAGCCTGCGGCTCAGCCGTTCCCGGCCGCGCAGCCTGCGGCTCAGCCGTTCCCGGCCGCGCAGCCTGCGGCTCAGCCGTTCCCGGCCGCGCAGCCTGCGGCTCAGCAGTACGGCGTGTCCGAGCCGGCCCGGCCCCAGCCCGCCCCGCCGTTCCCTGCCCCGCCGGTTCCCGGCCAGTACGCGCCCGGCGCGGCCCCGGTTTCCGCGCCCGGTGCCGCCCCGGTCTCCGCGCCCGGCTACCCGCAGCCGATGTCGGCGCCGCCGATGTCCGCCCCGCCGATGTCCGCCCCGCCGGTCTCCGGACCCGGGTTCGGGACGCAGCCGATGTCGGCCCCGCCCGGTGTCGTGCCGCCGTACGGGGCGCCCGCGGCGGGCGGTCGCCGGGGGCGCAGCACCCTGGTCCTCGCGCTCGTCGCCGGGCTGCTGCTCGTCCTCGGTGGCGTGATGACCGGCTTCTACGTCAACACGAACGGGAAGCTGCATGTCTCCGAGAAGAAGGTCAGCCAGCGGGACGGCACGATCGAGGCGAACCGGCAGGAGATCGACAAGCTCAAGGCCGATCTGCAGTCGGTGCGGGACAAGCTCGCCGACACCGAGCAGGACCTGACCGGCACCAAGAACGACCGGGACGAGCAGGCCCGGCAGAAGAAGGTCATCGCCAACTGCCTGGACAAGCTCACCACCGGCCTCGCAGCGGCGTCCCGGGGCGACAAGGCGGCCTTCGACAAGGCCACCAAGGGCCTGGACAAGATCTGCGACGAGGCCGACAACTACCTGTGACGGTCTGCCGTACGGGCCGCTCCCGAATTTTCGGGGCGGCCCGTCGCGGTGTTTCGGCCGTTCAGGCGGCGCCGGCCGGGCGGCGGGAGGAGAGGGCCGTCACGCCGGGTGGCGGCAGGCCGGCCGTCGAGGCGAGCAGGGCGCACCAGCCGAGCAGGTGCGGGGCCAGGTCGACGCCGAGCGGCGTCCACGACGCGCGGATCTCGATGTCCCCGGCGGTGGGCGGCCCGGCCAACTCGCCGAACCGGGTGGAGAGCGTCTGGGTGACCGTGCCGCCGATCGCCAGGTATCGCGCGTCCTGCGCGTCCAGCGCGTCGGTCAGCCAGGTCCAGCCCACCCCGGGTAACAACGGGTCGCTGGCCAGGTCCACCTCCAGTTCGGCGGTCACGTAGGTGACCAGCCGCAGGGTGCCATGCCACGCCTCGTGTCCGGCCGGGTCGTGCAGCAGGATCAGCCGCCCGGTGGCCACCTCGTCCTCGTCGCGGAGCACCGCCGCGGAGAGCGCGAACGCGTACGGGGCCAGGCGCTGGGGGGCGCCGACCTCCTCCAGCACGATCTCGGCGCGGGGTGTCACCGATCGCAGCCCGGCGACCGCGCGAGCGAAGGTTTCGGGGAGCGCGATCGGGGGGCCATGCAGGCAGACTATGCCGCCGCCCGCCCGCGCCGGGCGACGCCGCGCCGAGCGGGTCGGTCACGATCATGTGACAGCGGGGGCAGGTGTTAGCAGGGGGCCCTTCCTATACCGCAGGCGTTAACAAGGGGCCCCTCCTTCTACGTCACAAAAGGTGACGGGGGCGGCGGGCCGGATCGGCCGGCGTGGCACGATTGCCGCGATGAGTACCGACACCACGGGCACTGCGGCCCGAGACGGACAAACCCGCCACGGTGGGCCGGCCGGCTCACCCTTCGTCCGCGCCTGCCGGCGTGAACCCGGGCCGCACACCCCCGTGTGGTTCATGCGCCAGGCCGGTCGCTCCCTGCCGGAGTATCGCGCGATTCGGGCCAACGTGCCGATGCTGGAGTCGTGCCGTCGTCCCGAGCTGGTCACCGAGATCACCCTCCAGCCGGTACGCCGGCACGGGGTCGACGCGGCGATCCTGTTCAGTGACATCGTGGTGCCGGTGGCCGCCGCCGGGGTCGACCTGGACATCGTGCCCGGCACCGGTCCGGTGGTGGCGGAGCCGGTCCGCACCGCCGCCGACGTCGACCGGATCCGCCCGATCAGCCGCGACGACGTGTCCTACGTGGACGAGGCGGTCCGGCTGCTCGTCGCCGAGCTGGGCGACACCCCGCTGATCGGCTTCGCCGGCGCCCCGTTCACCCTGGCCAGCTACCTGGTCGAGGGCGGGCCGTCGCGGAACCACGTGAAGACCAAGGCGCTGATGTACGGCGACCCGGAGCTGTGGCACGCGCTCTGCGACCGGCTGGCCGAGGTGACGCTGTCGTTCCTGCGGGTGCAGATCGACGCCGGGGTCTCCGCGGTGCAGCTCTTCGACTCCTGGGCCGGGGCGCTTTCCGAGGCCGACTACCGCCGCTACGTGCTGCCGCACTCGACCCGCGTGCTCAGCGGCCTGGCCGACGCCGACCGCTCCGGGTCGCGGCGCGGCGACGGACGCGCCGAGCCGGAGCGGTCGCCCGGGGTGCCCCGGATCCACTTCGGGGTGGGCACCGCCGAGCTGCTCGGCGCGATGGGCGAGGCCGGTGCCGACGTGGTCGGCGTGGACTGGCGTACGCCGCTGGACGTGGCGACCCGCCGGATCGGACCGGACAAGGCCGTGCAGGGCAACCTCGACCCGTGCGTGCTGTTCGCCCCCTGGCCGGTGGTGGAGGCGGAGGTACGCCGGATCCTCGACCAGGGGCGGGCCGCCCCCGGTCACGTGTTCAACCTCGGTCACGGCGTCCTGCCGGAGACCGATCCCGATGTGCTGACCAGGGTGGTCGCGCTGGTGCACGAGCTCAGCGCGCGGCCCGTCGAGTAGGGGAGTGACCATGGCGCGACCGAGCCGGGTGGCGATCGTCGGTGGTGGGATCACCGGGCTGGCGGCCGCCGTCCGGTTACGCGAGCGCGCCCCCGCCGGCACCGATATCACCGTGTACGAGCAGTCCGGCCGGCTCGGCGGGAAGTTGCGTACCGGCGAGCTGGCCGGTGGCCCGGTCGAGTTCGGTGCCGAGTCGTTCCTGATGCGCGACCCGGCCGGCGGGGACTCCGCCGTGGTGGCCCTGGTCCGCCGGCTCGGTCTGGCCGAGTCGATCGTGCACCCGAGCGTCGGGCAGGCCGCGCTGGTCGTCGATGGCGGGCTGCGCCCGGTGCCGGGCGGCACGCTGGTCGGCGTACCGGGGGATCTGAACAAGGTGGCGGCGGTGGCCCGGCCGGCGGCGGACGCCGACCGGGACGCCGGCCGCCCGCTGCTCGGCCCGGACGCCGACGTGCCGGTCGGCGCGCTGGTCCGCGCCCGCCTCGGCGACGAGGTGGTGGACCGGCTGGTCGACCCGATGCTCGGCGGCGTCTACGCGGGCCGGGCCGACGACCTCTCCCTGGCCGCCACCATGCCGGCCCTGGCCCGGACGGCCCGGGTCGAGCACACCCTGGTCGGGGCGGTCCGGGCCGCGCAGGCCGCCGCGCCCCGCACCCCCGGCGCGCCGGTCTTCGGCACCCTGGCCGGTGGGCTGAGCACCCTGGTCGAGGCGGCGGCAGCCGCCAGCGGCGCGACGATCCGCCGGGACGCGGCGGTCCGCGAGCTGCACCGCACCGCCACCGGCTGGCGGCTGACCGTCGGCCCCACCCGGGAGGCCGAGTACGTCGAGGTTGACGCGGTGGTGCTCGCCGTGCCGGCCCGCCCGGCCGCCCGGCTGCTCGCCGGCACGGTGCCCGAGGTGGCCGCCACCGTCGGCGAGCTGGACTACGCCAGCGTGGCGTTGATCACCATGGCCCTGCCGGAGCCGGAGCTGCCGGAGCTGTCCGGGTTCCTGGTGCCGGCCACCGAGGGGCTGCTGATCAAGGCGTCGACGTTCTTCACCACCAAGTGGGGGCACCTGCGCCGGGCGGACGGGGTCGCCCTGCTCCGCGCCTCCGTCGGCCGGTACGGCGACGAGACGTCGTTGCAGCTCACCGACGAGGACCTGGTCGCCACCGTGCACCGGGAGGTGTCGAAGGTGCTGGGTGTTTCGCTGCCCACCCCGATCGACCGGCACGTGCAGCGGTGGGGCGGGGCCCTGCCGCAGTACGCGCCCGGCCACCTCGGCCGGGTGGCGGCGGTCCGGGCGGCGGTGCGCGCCGCCCACCCGACCCTGGCCCTGGCCGGGGCCGGCTACGACGGCGTCGGCATCCCGGTCTGCGTCCGCTCGGGCGAGACCGCGGCCGAGGAGATCATCACAGCACTGGGAGGATCGGCAGCATGACCGAGCAGACCAACGCGGCGCGGCTGCGGGAGCTCAACGAGACCATCCGCTACACGATGTGGTCGGTGTACCGGGCCACCAGCCCGCTCCCGTCGCTGCGTGAGAACGTCGTCGACGAGGTCGAGTCCCTCTTCGGCGAGCTTGCCGGCAAGGACGTCACCATCCGGGGCACGTACGACGTGTCCGGCCTGCGTGCCGACGCGGACCTGATGATCTGGTGGCACGCCTCGTCGAGCGACGAGCTGCAGGACGCGTACCTGCGGTTCCGCCGGACCGCGCTGGGCCGGGCGCTCACCCCGGTCTGGTCACAGCTGGCGCTGCACCGGCCGGCCGAGTTCAACAGGAGCCACATTCCGGCGTTCCTGGCCGGCGAGGAGCCTCGGGCGTACATCTGCGTCTACCCCTTCATCCGCTCGTACGAGTGGTACCTGCTGCCGGACGCCGAGCGCCGCGAGATGCTCGCCGAGCACGGGCAGATGGCCCGCGGCTACCCGGACGTGCGGGCCAACACGGTGGCCTCCTTCGCTCTCGGCGACTACGAGTGGATGCTCGCCTTCGAGGCCGACGAGCTGCACCGGATCGTCGACCTGATGCGCGACCTGCGGGCCTCGCGGGCCCGCCGGCACGTCCGCGAGGAGGTCCCCTTCTACACCGGTCGCCGCCGGTCCATCGCCGACATCGTCACCTGCCTGCCCTGACGCGAGGGGCCCCGGCGTGGTGCCGGGGCCCCTTTCTCATCCCCTCGTCAGAGGGTCGCGGTGCAGCTCGGAGTGGGGGTGGCACTGTTGCCGGAGGCGAGGAAGCCGAAGGTGGTCTGCCCCCCTGCGGCCAGTGAGCCGTTGAAGGTCTCGTTCCGGGCGGTCACCGTGGACCCGCTGCTGGTGACGACGGCATTCCACGCCTGGCTGATCTGCTGGCCGCTCGGGAACGTCCAGCTGACCGTCCAGCCCTTGACCGCCGAGGCGCCGGCGGTCACGGTGACCTCACCCTGGAAGCCGCCCGTCCAGGAGTTGGTGATCCGGTAGGTGGCGGAGCAGCTTCCGGCCGGCGCGGTGGTCGGGGGAGCCGTCGTCGGCGGGCGGGTGGTCGGGGGAGTGGTGGTCGGCGGGGCGGTGGTCGGCGGGGTGGTGGTCGGCGGGGTGGTCGAGCCACCGAAGTCGACGTCGCTGCAGATGTAGTAGGACTGGTCCATGTGGCTGGCCTGCCAGATGGTGTAGACGATGTGCCGGCCGCTGCGGCCCGGCGCGTTCACCGGCACCTGGATCGACACGCCGTCCGTCTCCCGCGTCCACTGGCTCGCCGGGGTGTTGCCGATCTGCCCGGCCAGCTCCAGGTCGCTCCACGCCAGCGGCTTGCTCAGCGCGTTGAAGCCCTGCTTCGTCACGTACACCCGGATGTAGTCGGCGCCGTGGCTGGCCTGGTCGAAGAACTTGAGCCGGAAGTTGTTGCTGACCGACGTGGTCTTCCAGGCGCCGACCGCGTCGAGGGCGTTGTACCGGCCGGACTGGGTGTGGCCGCCGCTGCACAGCTGGCCGTCCGGGATGGCCGCCTGGTGGTTGCCGGCGACGCCCTCGCGGAACAGGCCGTTCCAGTTCCACATGGCGTTCGGGTCGGCCTGCCAGGCCTGCCAGCACATCGGGTCCTGGGTGGCCATCGCCGGGTTCTGGAAGTCGCCGCCCCAGCGCTGCCAGCAGCTGTAGTTGCGGGATGCCGGGTCCACGACGGACCCGTGTGCGGAGGCCGGGCTGGCCATGACGGTGGTGAGCAGCGCCGCGACGAGGGTGCCGACGGCGAGGAACGCCGTCGCGACCAGGGTGCGGCGGCGGTGCGGAGTGGACATGTGAGCCTCCGGGGATGGGGTCGGTTGACGACGCCCGGACGGCGCGGAGTTGCCCCTCCTACGCCCGGTTGGGTGACTCCCGCGACGGCTCTGCCTGGCACGCTTTCACATAAAAGCGGCGTACGTCAATGTCTGTTCACGTGGCCGGCCGGCTCTCCCGCCGCATCGGGGTGTGCGGGATGCCGTCATCGAGGTAGTCGGGCCCGCTGACGGCGAAGCCGTGGCCGGCGTAGAAGCCGACCAGGTGGCTCTGCGCCTCCAGCACGCACGGGCCGGCGCCGACCAGGGCCAGTGCCTCGGTCATCAGCCGGCCGCCCAGGCCCGCGCCGCGCGCCGCCGGCGCCACCACCACCCGGCCGATCCGCGCCACGCCGCCGGGGTCGGCCAGGATTCGCAGGTACGCCACCACTGCGCCGTCGCGGGTCAGCCAGAGGTGCCGGGTCCCGGCTTCGACGTCCCGGCCGTCCAGTTCCGGGTACGGGCAGTTCTGCTCCACCACGAAAGTGTCGATGCGCAGCCGGAGCAGGTCGTGGAAGGTGCGGGCGTCCAGCTCGGCGAAGCTCGCGACGTGCGACTCGATGGGCATCCCGCGATGTTAGGTCGCGGCCGGGGTGGCGGCCCGGCCGACCCGGGCCAGGTTGCCGGCCCGGCGCGCGAACGGCGGCGGTGTGGAGCGGGCTCAGGCGGGGCGGGCGCCGACCGTGTCGCGGATCTCGGCGCCCTGCTCGCCCTCCACGGCGCGGGCGCAGTGCGCGCAGCAGAAGAAGCGGCCGGACACCTCCACGCCGTGGCCGACGATCTTGATCTGGCAGTGCTCGCAGATGGGTGCCATCTTGTGGATCGCGCACTCGAAGCAGTCGAAGGTGTGCGTGGCCCCGCTGGCCGTGCGCACCTCGAACGCCATCCAGTAGTCGTTGCCGCAGACCTCACAGGTAGCCATACGAAACCCCCCGAAAACGGACGTATGGCCCTAGGTTAGCGAGGTTCGAGCCGGATGGAGACCGAGTTCACGCAGTGCCGGGTGTTCTTCGGGGTGAAACCCTCGCCCTCGAAGACGTGTCCCAGGTGGCTGTCGCACCGGGCACAGCGGATCTCCGTACGCCGCATGCCGAGGGTGTTGTCGGGGATCTCCTTCACCGCCCCCGGAATGGCGTCGTCGAAGCTCGGCCAGCCGCAGTGCGAGTCGAACTTGGCCTCGCTGCGGAACAGCTCCGCGCCGCAGCCCCGGCAGTGATAGACGCCGGGAGTCTTGGTGTCGACGTACTCGCCGGTCCACGGCCGCTCCGTGCCGGCCTGGCGGAGCACCCGGAACTCCTCAGGGCTCAGCCGGACCCGCCACTCGTCCTCGGTGGTGGGCAGTTCGCTCTCGGAAAGACTCACCGGTCAACGGTACGCCGGGCGTCGGTGGTATCGCATATCGTCGCGCAATGGCTGGCAGCAAGGCCGCAGCCGAGGAGATCGAGGTCGCCGGGCACACCGTGCGGCTCAGCAGCCCGGACCGGGTGATCTTCCCGCAGCGCGGCTTCACCAAGGCGGACGTCTTCCACTACTACGTCTCGGTCGGCGAGGGGATCATGCGCGCCCTGCGCGACCGGCCGACCACGTTGCAGCGCTTCCCCGAGGGCATCGAGAGGGAGATGTTCTTCCAGAAGCGGGTGCCGACTCGGGGCGTACCCCCGTGGGTGTCGACCGCGGAGATCAGCTTCCCCAGTGGTCGGAAGGCCGCGGAGCTCTGCCCGGCCGACCTGGCGCACGTGGCCTGGGCCGCCCAGATGGGCACCGTGGTCTTCCACCCGTGGCCGGTCCGCGCCGCCGACGTCGACCAGCCGGACGAGCTGCGGATCGACCTGGACCCGCAACCCGGCACCGACTTCGCCGACGCGGTCACCGCCGCCGGCGAGCTGTGCGCGCTGCTGGCCGAGCTGGGCGTGACCGGCTGGCCGAAGACCTCGGGGGGCCGGGGCGTGCACGTCTACCTGCGCATCCAGCCGCGCTGGACGTTCG
This region includes:
- the ligD gene encoding non-homologous end-joining DNA ligase, translated to MAGSKAAAEEIEVAGHTVRLSSPDRVIFPQRGFTKADVFHYYVSVGEGIMRALRDRPTTLQRFPEGIEREMFFQKRVPTRGVPPWVSTAEISFPSGRKAAELCPADLAHVAWAAQMGTVVFHPWPVRAADVDQPDELRIDLDPQPGTDFADAVTAAGELCALLAELGVTGWPKTSGGRGVHVYLRIQPRWTFVEVRRATIALARELERRRPELVTTAWWKEERGARVFVDFNQMARDRTIACAYSLRANARATVSTPVDWDELTQVDPDDFDLRSVPARLAERGDPHAGIDDAPWDITPLLEWAERDAAAGQGDLPYPPEYPKMPGEPKRVQPSKDRDRPRS